From the Caldisericia bacterium genome, the window ATAAAAGAGAAACTTCTATCCTTTTCCTTTGATGACTATCTTTTCATCCCTTTGAGGATGGTTGTACCCAATCCAAATGAAGGGGATGAGATTGTGGTTAAGTTTGAGGAGGAAGTGGTAAATGGAGATGCTATAAACTATATATTTGGTTTCCCTGTAAGGGTTGAGAAGATAGAGCTTAGAAAGCCAACAAAGTTTATAAGTGTGGAAGTTGTAAGAGAAGAGAGATGAGGCTTCCCGGATTGGATACTCCAACAATTTTTCTATATGCTGTTTATCTTATCCTTGGAGATTTTCTCTTATACGGTGGAGGGAAAATTTTAAAGATAAAAGATCTAAAACCTCCTAAGTCCAGTCTCATTCTTATTGTGTCTATATTCTCACAGTGGGTTTTTAGGCTTTATTATCCAGGAAAACTTGGGGCGTTATTGGGAATTATAGTCACTCTTCTCTTCATAGAAGCAATACTTGATATAAAATTTAAAAGGGCAGTTTTTCTCTGGCTTATTTTGATTTTTTCAGAAGCTCTTGCCCTTCTTGTGTCTTTCCTTGTATTCAAAGATGTGAGTTTTTTCATTTGATTTGGTAAAATAAAATTGAAGAAAACTCAAAGGAGGGAAATATGGAGATAAAGGTTGTAAAGATTGAAAACCCAGAGGAGTTAAATGTTATACTTGGACAATCCCACTTTATAAAAACTGTTGAGGATATACATGAAGCGCTTATCACATCATGCCCAGGAATAAAGTTTGGTCTTGCCTTTAATGAGGCATCTGGTCCATGTCTTGTGAGATACTCAGGAAACGATGATGAACTTGTAAAACTTGCTGTAAAGAATGCGAAAAATGTTGGAGCAGGGCACTTCTTTATAATATTTTTGAAAGATGCATTTCCCATAAATATTCTTAACAAGATCAAAATGGTTCCAGAGGTTGTAAGGATTTTTGCTGCAAGTGCAAACCCAATGGAAGTTGTTGTATATGAGACAGAACAGGGAAGAGCAGTTTTAGGCGTTGTTGATGGTTTTTCTCCAAAGGGTGTTGAGAACGAAGAAGATATAAAGAAGAGAAAAGAGCTTTTAAGAAAATTTGGATACAAACTATGAAAATTGAAGGTTATGGTTTCGGCTGGATGAAAATAAATGGAAAGGTATATAAAAAGGATTTGATAATATTTCCTGAAAGAATTATGGATAATTGGTGGAGAGAGGAAGGACATTATTTGAGGGAGAGTGATATATTTGAAGTATTTATTGAGAAACCAGATATCCTTGTTGTTGGAACAGGATACTATGGGTATATGAAGATTGATGAGGAACTTGTAAAGAAGCTAAAGAGTGAAGGAATAGACCTTGTATATGATAAAACGGGGGAAGCTGTTAAAAAATTTAATGAGTTGATAAAAAATAAAAAGGTTATTGGGGCTTTTCATTTGACATGTTAAGGGGAAAAATTTGAAAGGAGGTATAAAATGTATTACATCATTTACAAGGACAGATTAAAGGAAGGGAAGAGTATGGAGGACTTTAAAAACTGGCTCAGAGAGTTTATGCCCATTCAAAGAGAGTGGGGTGCAAAGGATTTTGATGTCTATAAACCTCTGTATGGTGAATCCAATGTCTTTTATGTGAGATATACAGTGGAATCACTGGATAAGTGGAAAAAGGGTCTTGAATCTCCCATGGGTAAAAGATTGATTGAAGCTATAAATAGGATTATAGATGTTGCCCATGTGGAGGTGGAGGTTATGGAAAAAATAGATATGAGTGATATTGAAATAGACCAAGGAATCTAATCAGATAGGGCAAACTCCACCACACTCTTTGCAAGGGAGAAAGTTGCATCAATTATAGGAATACTACTTTTAATATATGGAATAAGGATCGGTAT encodes:
- a CDS encoding adenosine-specific kinase; translation: MEIKVVKIENPEELNVILGQSHFIKTVEDIHEALITSCPGIKFGLAFNEASGPCLVRYSGNDDELVKLAVKNAKNVGAGHFFIIFLKDAFPINILNKIKMVPEVVRIFAASANPMEVVVYETEQGRAVLGVVDGFSPKGVENEEDIKKRKELLRKFGYKL